TCAGTCGTCGGCGTCGGCCCGGTCGCCCACCACCGGCCGCGGGACCGTCCAGGTCGCCGCCCGGCGGGTCGGGTCGAGGCGGTCGCGGAGCCGGGCCACGGCGTCACCGGCGGTGGCGGCGACCATCGGCCGCAGCCGGGTGGAGCTCATCAGCGCCACCTCCTCCGCCGGGGTGGTCGCGCCGTCGAGGAACCGCAGCACCCGCTCGGCGGGGTTGCGGTCGAAGATCCGACCGAAGAATTCCGGCCCGCCGACGCCGCCGGCGTCCAGCGCCCGCAGCGCGACCGCGTCCATCCAGCGGTGCCGACGGGGGTACGCGGGATCGGGCACCGGCGGGCGGCCGGCGGCGAGGGCGCGGGCGACCTGCTCGGCCTGGCGGTGCATGGCGGAGAAGGTGAAGCCGGTGGAGGGTCGGGTGGCGCCGCCGGCCGTGCCGAGGCGGACCACCCGGGGCGAGGGCCGGGCCTCGAACGGGCCGTCGGTCATCGGAATCACCCCGTTCTCCACCTCGCGGACGGTCAACCGGGTCGGGTCGAGGCCGAGCAGGTCCCGGTAGCCGGCCAGCGCCGCGTCGTACCCGGCGTCGGTGAGCAGGTCGGGGCCGAACTCCGTGTACTCCACCAGGGCGTACCGGTCGCTCACCGGCAGGACGTAGCCGAACGACACGCCCCGGGCGGGCTGCGGGGTGCGGAAGTCCATCAGGACGGCCCGTGCCGGGTCGAAGACCGGCACGTCGGACTCCAGCCACCAGCCCCGGAAGTGCTGGAGCCAGTTGGTGCGCCCGGGTCGCCGGGGCGGCCGGGGCCGGGAGTCCAGCACCCAGGACGCGCGGACGGCCGGCCCGGCGCCGCCGGCGCGTACCGTGACGTGCCCGCCGTCGTCGTGCAGGGCGTCGACGGGCGCGACGATCCGCCGTACCCCGAGCCGCCGCTCGGCCTCGGCAGCCCGGTCGTAGACCGGGCCCGAGCGCAGCATGGCGTACCGCAGGGGGGCGAGATCGAGGACGCGGCGGCCGTCGGGTGTCGCCACCTCGACCTGGGGCCAGCTCGCAGCCAGCAGCGGGTCCAGGTCGCTGCCGGGACGGTCCCAGAACGCCCAGGTCCGGTCCTGGCCGCGCCGGTGGACCGGGTCGATGACGGCGACCCGGAGGTCCCGCACCCCGTGCCGGTCCAGGGCCGCGAGGACCAGCGACGCGGCGCCGCCGCCGCCGACCAGCGCCAGGTCGACGTCCAGCGGCGCGGAGGTGTTCACGCCGCCCACGCTGCCACACCGACCGGGCCGTCCGGCCACCGACCGGCCCCGCCCGCGCACATCCGGCCGGCGGCGGTACGGCGGTAGGGTGCCAGCGGTCGCCCCCCGGGCGACGGTCACGTCACCCCGGAGGACGCCCGCCCCATGAGCACCGACGCCACCAACGCCCTCACCGCCCGGTGGGCGTCCGGCCTGGACGACGGCCAGACGGTCCTCTCCGGCGCCGGCGTCTACCCGCTGCTGGCGCTGCTCGCCCGCTACGCCGCCGGTCCGGCCCGCGACGAGCTGCTGGCGGTCGCGCCGGAGCCGGCCCGGTCCGACCTGGACCGCTCCCCCACCACCCGGCTCGCGCTCGCCGCCTGGGCGCGGCGGGACCTGCCGCTGACCGACCGCTGGTCGCGGGAGGTGCCGGCGGCAATGCGCGGGGAGCTGACCGGTGATCCGGCGCGCGACGGGGCGGCCCTCGACGAGTGGGCCGCCGCCCACACCGACGGCCTGGTCCCCCGGATGCCGGTGCGGGTCACCCCGACGACGGCGATGGTCCTGGCCAGCGCGCTGTCGCTGCGGACCGGGTGGGCCGAGCCGTTCCGCGACGCGTGGTGCCAGCCGGCCGCCGGGCCGTGGGGCGGCCGCCGGCTGGCCGGGCTGAGCCGGCTCGGGCACGACCTCGACGCGCTACGGGCCGTCGACACCGCCGCCGGTCCGCTGAGCCTGCTGACCGTACGCGGCGCCGAGGACGTCGACGTGGTCCTCGCCCTGGGCGCGCCGGGGCGCGGGGCGGCGGCGGTGCTGCCGGCCGCGATCGGCGCGCTCGGCGCACCGTCCGCGCTGCCGGTCGACGCCGGCCCCGGCGTCGTCGAGCAGGTCGTGGACGCGTACGACGACCGGCCCGAGCTGCTCGTCTCCACGGTGGGCTTCACCGTCTCGGCCGACCACGACCTGCTGGAGCGGGCCGCGACGTTCGGCCTCGCCACCGCCGTCGGCGACGGCGACCACTTCCCCGGCATCGCCCGGCTCCTGGCCGTCTCGCAGGCGCGGCAGAGCGCGACGGCGACGTTCGGCGCGACGGGTTTCCGCGCGGGGGTGGTGACCGCCGTCTCCACGCGGGCGGGCTCGGCACGGCGGCCGGTCACCGCGCGCAGACGGCGGGTACGCCTCGACGTCGACCGCCCCTTCGGCTTCCTCGCCGTGCACCGGCCCTCCGGGCTGGTGCTGCTCGCCGGCTGGGTGACCGACCCCGACGCCGCGACGCCCGACGCTCAGCGGTCCCCGGCCCGCCTGCGGTAGACGACCTGGCGGCGCAGCGGCCCGGACTCGACGTCCGGGTCGTCGAAGTCGTCGGCCGGATCGGTGGTCATGCCCAGGCGGCGCATCACCGCCTGCGAACGCACGTTGGTCGCGGTGGTGATGGCGAGGATCTCCGGCAGCCCGACGGTGTCGAAGCCGTGGCGCAGGACGGCGCGGGCCGCCTCGGTGGCGTAGCCGTGCCCCCAGGCGGAGCGGGCGAGCCGCCAGCCTGCCTCCACGCCGGTGACCGGCACACCGTCGTCGACCCGGTCCAGCCCGGCGAAGCCCACGAACGCGCCGCCGTCGCGGACCTCGACGGCCCAGAAGCCGTAGCCGAGCCGGTCGAGGTCCGCCTGGAACGAGCGCGCCGAGGCGGCGGCCTGCTCGGCGGTGAGCAGCGGGCCGAGGTGCTCGCGTACCTCGGGGTCGGCGTTCATCGCGGCCCACGGCGAGAGGTCGGACTCCCGCCAGTCGCGCAGCAGCAGCCGTTCGGTCCTGATCTCCGTCACCGCGCGACCCTAGCGCCGGGCGGGCGCCGGGGCACGCGGGATTCAAGGCGGCCCGTCAGTCCCGGGCGATGGCCTCGATGGTCGCCATGTGCCGCTCGCCCCAGTCGCCGAGCGGCATCAGCGCCTGGTTCAGGGACCGGCCGAAGTCGGTGAGCGAGTATTCCACCTTGGGCGGCACCTGCCGGTAGACCTCGCGGTGCACGAGGCCGTACGCCTCCATCTCGCGCAGCTGCTGGATCAGCATCTTCTCGCTGATCCCGTCGATCCCCCGGCGCACCTCGGCGAAGCGGCGAGGGCCGTTGTCCAGCTCCCACAGGATCAGCGCCTTCCACTTGCCGCCCACGACGTCGATCGCGGCGTCGAGCCCGCACGTGTAGGTCCGCTTCTTCACGTCGCTCCCCTCACTTACCAAAAGGTAAGTACCTGAGAAAATAGTCGGTACTTGCTGCTCCGTGCGTACGGAAACAGGATGGGACCGGCCCGGCGGCACGCGCAAGGCCGGGCGATCCGTCCACGAAGGAGCACTCCCATGACCGACCGCGACCTGCCCCCGGTGACCGTGCTGGGCCTCGGACCGATGGGCCAGGCCCTCGCCGGCGCGCTGCTCGCCGCCGGGCACCCGACCACCGTCTGGAACCGCACGGCCGCCCGGGCGGACCCCCTCGTGGCACGCGGCGCACGCCGGGCGCCGACGGTGACGCAGGCCGTCCGCGCGAGCCCGCTGGTGCTCGCCTGCGTCATCGACTACGCCGCCGTCCGCGCCATCGTCGAGCCCGCGGCCGACGCCCTCGCCGGGCGCACCCTGGTGAACCTCACCGCCGACACCCCGCGGCGGGCCCGGGCGATGGCCGCCTGGGCCCGCGGGCAGGGCGTCGACTACCTCGACGGCGCGATCATGACCCCGGCCCCCACCATCGGCGGCCCGGAGGCGCTGGTGCTCTACAGCGGGCCGGAGCACCTCTGGCGCGCCCACCGGGACAGCCTGGCGCACCTCGGCGGCTCGGCCGACTGGCTCGGCGCGGACCCGGCTCGCGCCGCCGCATACGACGTGGCGCTGCTCGACATCTTCTGGACCGGAATGAGCGGTATCGCGCACGCCTTCGCCCTGGCCCGGGCGGAGGGGATCACGGCGGCGGAGCTCGCGCCGTACGCCAGGGGCGTCTCGGGTCTGCTGCCCGACCTCGTCGACGACCTGGCCGGGCGGATCGACGTCGGGAACCACACCGCCGACGTCTCCACCATCACCTCCGCCGCTGCCACGATGACACACATCGTCGAGGCGGCCGAGGGACACGGCATCGACACCGGCACGCTGCGGGCGGCCAACGCCGTCGTCGCCCGGGCGGTGGACGCCGGGCACGGTGACGACGACTTCTCCCGCCTGGCCCGGGTGTACGCGGAGGCGGCCGCGTGAGCGCCCCGCGCCATCGGCCCGTCACCGTGCTCGGGCTCGGCGCGATGGGCAGGGCCCTGGCCGGCGCGCTGCTCGCCGCCGGCCACCCCACGACCGTGTGGAACCGGTCGCCGGAGCGCTCCGCCGCGCTGGCCGGGGCGGGAGCGGACGTGGCCGGATCCGCCGCCGAGGCGGTCGCGGCGGGCGATCTGGTCGTGGTATGCCTGCTCGACGACGACGTCACCCGTCGGGTGCTCGAGCAGGCAGCGCCGGCCCTGGCCGGACGGACGGTGGTGAACCTGACCAACGGCACCCCCGCGCAGGCCCACCGGCTCGCGGAGTGGGTGACCGCGCGGGACGCCAGGTACGTCGACGGCGGCATCATGGCCGTGCCGTTCATGATCGGCCAGCCCGGCGCGTTCGTGCTCTACAGCGGCGCGGAGGACGCCTTCCTCGACTGGCGGGACACCCTCGCGGCGTTCGGCGACGTCCACTGGCTCGGTGCCGACCCCGGTCGGGCGGCCGTGCACGACCTGGCCCTGCTCGCCGCCATGTACGGCATGTTCGGTGGATTCCTGCACGCCACGGCGATGGTCCGCGCGGCCGGCACGCCGGCGGGCCAGTTCGCGCCGATGGTGACCGGGTGGCTGACCGCCATGCTCGGGGAGCTGCCCGCCCTGGCGGCGGCCGTCGACTCGGGCGAGCACGACGCCGACGGGTCCTCCCTGCGGATGCAGGCCGCCAGCTTCGGCAACCTGCTCGCGGCCTGCCGGGACCTGGGGGTCGACGCCGGGCTGATGCGCCCGGTGCGTGACCTGCTGGACGAGGCGGTCGCCCGGGGCCACGGCGAGGAGGGCCTCTCCGCGCTGGTGGGGCTGCTGCACGACGACGCCGGCCGCCCGGCCTGACCGCTCCCGCCGCCCTCTGCCGGGTGGATGCGGCGACACGCTGGACATGCAGTCGTCCGGTTGCCTAATCTGACAGGCAGCCGGGCGGCTGCATGTGTGAGGTGGGCAGGGTGGACGACGTGTTCCGGGCGCTGGCCGACGCGAGTCGGCGTCGGCTCCTCGACGACCTCAACCGGCGCGACGGGCAGAGCCTGCGCGAGCTGTGCGCCGGGCTCGACATGACCCGGCAGTCGGTCAGCAAGCACCTGGCGGTGCTGGCGGCGGCCAACCTGGTGACCACCGTGCGACGCGGCCGGGAGAAGCTCCACTACCTCAACCCCGTCCCGATCAACGCCGTCGCCGACCGATGGATCGACCATTACGACCGCGAGCGGGTGCGCGCACTCGCCGACCTACGGACAGCTCTGGAGCGGGAGCCGATGGACAGTCCCACCTTCGTCTACACCACCTACGTCAACACCAACCCCGAGAGGCTCTGGGCCGCGCTGACCGAGCCGGCATTCACCCGCCGCTACTGGGGCGGCGTCGCGCTGCGCTCCGACTGGCGGGTCGGCTCACCCGTGCTGTGGCAGGACGAGCCGGGCGGCGAGTTCCGCGACCTCGGCCAGCGCGTCCTGGTCGCCGAGCCGTTCCGCCGGCTCTCCTACAGCTGGCACGGCTTCCAGCCGGAGCACGCCGCACACTTCGGCTGGTCCGACGAGGAGTTGGCGGCCCGACTCGGCGAGCGGAGGTCCCGGGTCACCTTCGACATCGCCCCGTACGGCGGGTTCGTCAAGTTGACGGTCACCCACGAGGACTTCTCCCCCGGCAGCGAGATGTACCGGGCCGTCAGCGGCCAACTCGACGGCAGTGGCGGCTGGCCGGAGCTGCTGGCCAGCCTCAAGTCGCTGCTGGAGACCGGGGAGCCACTGCCCGAGCCGCGCCCCGAGAGCGCCACCGCGCAGGGCTGACCCCGTCCCGGCACGCGGGCGACACCGGCGGACCCCGCTGCCGGGCGACCGGCACGGCGGCGCGTCCCGCCCCGAGCAAACCGGCCAGGACCGGGTCAAGGCGGCGGGCCGGACGCGTACGGCCCGCCGCGGGGCACCGTTCCCGAGTGGGGCCGGGACGGCCCAGCCGCGACAGCACGACCCCCGCTGACATCGGCACGGCCAACCCTCGCGGGTGGGCCGTGCCGGCATTTCCGCAGCTCCCTCCGCCTCGCGGGTGGACACGTGACGGCAACGAAGATTTCTCATTTTCACCGGATCGGGGCCCCAACCCTCCTAGGGTTGGTCACACCGGTGCTAGTCACGGAGTTGGCCACCCGAACGACGTCCCACGCAGTCAGCGGACGAAAAGTGAGGGAAGACGCGTATGAAGGCAAAGACAGTTCTCGTATCGGCGGCGCTCGGCGTGGGTCTCGGCACGCTCCTGCTCCCCGGCGCGGCGCTGGCCGACACCGTCGTGTCACCGGCCACCACGCCGGTCGGCGGCACGGTCGTGCTCACCGCGACGACCTGCAACCCGAAGTCCGGCGACGCGATCTTCCGCGTCACCGGCCCCGACCGCGACCAGAACGTCCGGTCCACCACCGCGGCGGCCGGCGGCGGCCTGAGCGCCGAACTCTTCACCGCCGGCTTCACCCTGGGCACCTACACCGTGACCGCGACCTGCGGGGACGGCAGCGCGGCCGGCAGCGCCACGTTCACCGTCACCCCGATCGGCGGGGCCCAGGCCGGCGGCCGCGGCACCGACGACGGGACCGGGGAACTGGCCGCCGGCGGCGCCCTGCTCGGCTCCGCCGCGGGCGGCGCACTGATCCTGGCCCGCCGCCGACGCCACATGGCAGCGGCCACGCTCTGACCGACGGCCCCGCGCCGTCCACTCCTGAAAGCCGTCCATCCCTGCAACGGGTGCCCGCACCGGTGAACCACCGGAGCGGGCACCCGGGCGAACGCGTACGGAGGTGGGATCGTGTCCTGGCGCAGGCCCGGCTGGGCGGTGACGGTCATCGTCCTGCTCGCCACGTCCGGGCTCGGCCTGGTCGCCGCCGGACTGGCGACGACCCCGCCCCGCCCGCCCCGGCCGGGGGCCGCCGCCGCCCCCGTACCGACCCGCCCCGCGCTGCCGCCGCTGCACCGGGCCGAGCCGGTCGACGTGCGGATCCCGGCCATCGACGTACGGGCGCGGATCGTCCCGGTGGGCGCCGACGCCGACGGGCACCTGGAGGTGCCGCCGCTGGACCGGCCCACCCTGGCCGGCTGGTACCGGCATGGTGCCAGCCCCGGCGAGACCGGCAACGCCGTGATCGTCGGGCACGTCGACTCCGCCGCCGGCCCCGCCGTATTCTTCGACCTCGGCCGGCTGCGGCCCGGCGACACCGTGCGGATCACCCGCGCCGACGCCAGCGTCGCCACCTTCGCCGTCGACGGCGTCGGGTCGTACCCGAAGGACCGCTTCCCCACCGACCTGGTCTACGGGCCCAGCGACGCGACCGGCCTGCGCCTGATCACCTGCGGCGGCCGGTTCGACCGGGACACCGGCAACTACGTCGACAACGTCGTCGTCTTCGCCACCCGGGTGCCGTGACCCCCGGATCCGCCACAGCCGAGTACGGTGGCCGCGCGGATGCGGGCGCGACGGAGGGGGACGGGTGGCTCGTCGGGTGGGAGAACGGGTGAGGCTGTCGGCCGTGTTCGACCGGCTGCTCGGCCGACCGCTGCCCGGGCAGCGCGCGCCAGAACCCCCACGCTCCAATCCCGACGCCGTGGTCGACTGCGCCGTCTACGTCGACGGGCGGCGCGAGCCCGGCCGTCCCCACTACGCCGACGCCTACGCCCGCAGCCGTCGCGGCCGCGACGCCTTCGTCTGGCTGGGCCTGCACGAGCCCGACGCCGCGGTGATGGCGGCCGTCGGCCGCACCTTCGGGCTCGACGACCTGACCGTCGAGCAGGCCCTCGCCGACGGCCACCGCCCCACGGTGCGCCGCGACGGCGACGTGACCCTGCTGGTGCTGCGCACCGCCCGTTACGTCGAGCACGCCGAGCTGACCGACACCTCCGAGGTGGTCGACACCGGCGACGTGATGGTGCTGCTCGGCGACCGCTTCGCCGTCACGGTGCGGCACGGCGCCGCGGGCGCGCTCACCTGCGTGCGCGCCGACGTCGAGCAGCGCCCGGCGGTGCTCGCGCAGGGGCCGTGGGCGGTCGCGTACGCGGTCTGCGACCGGATGGTCGACCTCTACCTGGAGGTCGCCGGGCACGTCGAGCGGGACCTGGAACGCATCGAGGAGGCGGTGTTCGCCCGCGACCGCTCGGCCGACATCCAGCACGTCTACCAGCTCAAGCGGGAGGTGGTCGAGTTCAGGCGGGCGGTGCAGCCCCTGCAGGCGCCGCTGCGCTCCCTGCTCGACCAGCGGCCCGACAACCCGCCGCGCGGCCTGCACCGGTGGTTCGTCGACGTGGACGCCCGGCTGACCCGGGCGGTGGACCGGGTCGCCGCCTACGACGACCTGCTGAACTCGATCGTGCAGTCCCGGTTGGCGCAGCTCGCGGTGGAGCAGAACAACGACATGCGCAAGATCGCCGCGTGGGCCGCCATCGCCGCGACCCAGACCGGCATCGCCGGGATCTACGGCATGAACTTCGCCAACATGCCGGAGCTGCAATGGCGCTACGGCTACCCCGCCGTGCTCGGCCTGATGGCGCTGACCGCGTTCACCCTGCACCGCCTCTTCCGCCGCTCGGGCTGGCTCTGAGCGCCGTCACTCCATCGTGGACGGCTCCGGGATCGCGGGCGCGGGGCTGGTGCGCGGCATCGGGACCTCGGTGGCCCGGACCGCCGGCGCCGACGCCAGCATCCGGTCGAAGACGTTGCGGAACAGCGTCGACATCGCCGGATCGTCCGCCAGGGCGCCGACGAACGAGATCGAGGACGCGCTGAAGACCAGGGCGCCGCTGGGCCGCTCCAGGAGGACCAGCGCGGCGCCGCGGCCCCCGGGGTTCTCCCCCCGGGCGATGACCTGCGCCGGGGACGCCTCGCCGGCCAGCCCGCGCAGCCCGTCGGTCTCCCAGCCGCTGGCGGCGCCGTTGTAACCCGTGCGGCCGAACCTGCTGCCGACCACCAGGCCCGTGCCGGCCAGCAACGGGTGCTCACGCAGCACCTGGTACGGCGCGTACGTGCCGGCGTCGGTGTAGTTGGTGCCGAGCAGCTGCGAGGCGGGCAGGCCCAGCTCCGTGTAGATGTCCCGCCTGCCGTCCGCGCGGCGGTAGGTGACCACCGTACGGCCGGAGTTGACCTGCACCCGCTCGTACAGGCCGTTGCCGCCCGGATAGATCAGCCGGCCGCCGCCGGCCTGGAAGTTGACCAGGCGCTGGCGCATCGTGTCGGACCAGTACTCGGGATGGCTGCCCAGCACGAGCACCCGGTAGTCGGTGAGCCAGCCGTTGGAGCCGTGCAGGTCGGCGTCCTCGTAGACGTCGAAGGCGAGCCCCTGTCGGGACATCCAGCGGGTCAGCAGCAGGTCCGAGAAGAGGGTGTGGTCGCGGATCCCGGGATCGTCGACGTTCAGCTCCGTCGACGGCCGACGCAGGAAGAGGGGGCGCCGGCCGGTCGTGTCCGGGCAGTACTGGCTGTGCCCGCCCCAGCTGTTGTAGGCGTTGTAGGTGAAGGTGGGCAGCAGCACCGCGATCTTGTTGGTGGGGCGGGTCGGGCGCACGAGGAACGGCACGTACCGGTGCAGCCCGTTCGGGCCCTCCAGCCGGGCGGCGTAGAGGCCGGGCTGCCAGTCGGCGGGAACCCGGAACTGCAACCGGTCCGACCACCCGCAGCCGACGCCGAGGAACCCCACCGGCAGCGACTGCACCCCGCCGGTCACGGGCAGCGGTGCCGAGACGACCACGGGGGCGCCGGGGTTGGGCGCCAGCCGCACCATCGACGCGGTGAGCGACGGGAATCCGGTCGACACCGCGATCCGCGCCACCTCGCCCTGCGCCACGCTCGGCGTGTTGGCGTAGCCCTGGAGGGCGGCCTGGGTCTGCACCGTCCAGCCGGAACCGACCCTCTTGCCGGTGCCGCTGTTCATCCAGACGGCCCGCCGGTCGGGGCCGGCGGTGGTGTGGTTGGTCAACCGGTACTGCGCGAGCGCGCCGGTCTGCCGGGCGGTGGCCGCGTCCGGCGGGATCGCGTACAGCGCCCCCTGGCCGGTGAACCACACCCCGTCGTTGAGGAAGAAGTTGCGAAACCCGGAGCCGATCCGCAGGCCCGAACCCGACGCCCAGGTGCCGCCGCCGAGGTGCCGGTGCCAGCGGATGTCGCCGTAGTGGTAGGCGTAGAGGACCCCGGAGGTGTCCGCCTGCAACACCGCGCCGGTGAAGCCACCACCGATCCGCGCCCCCTGGACCGTCCACGTCCTGCTGACCAGGTCGTACTGGTGCAGGAACAGCTCGCCCGCGGCGTTCTGCCCGTAGAACGCGCCGTGGAACCCGCACAGCCGGGGGTAGCGCTCGAATCCGGCGCCGATCTGCCCGCCGCTGATCCAGGTGCCGGCGCCGGTCGTCGCGTTGGTCAGCCGGTAGCGGTAGTAGTGGACGGTGCCGTCGCCGCGTACGGCGTAGAGCGAGCCGTCGAGCCCACCGAAGACCGCCCGGAACTGGTGCCACCCGGAGCCGATGCGGCGGCCCGAACCGCTCGCCCACCTGAACGCGCCGGTCTGCCAGCCCGTGTGCCGGTACCAGTGCAGCGCGCCGTCGGCCTGGATGGCGAAGATGACGCCGTATCCGCCGCCGACCAGGCGGATGAACCGTTGCTGCGGGTCGTGGCGGGGCGCGGCGGCCGACGCGCCGGACGGGCCCGCCAGCAGCAGCGGCGGCACGGAGGCGGCGATGACGGCACCGTCGCGCAGCAACCGTCGGCGTGATACGCCCCCCAGGTCCGGCATGTTCCCCATGGCGACCCCTCTCCGGCGAGGCGGATGTGCTGGGCAACCTACGGAACCAAGGGCGACGGCGTGACCCCGTCGAGCGCCCGCGGCGGGAATTCGGATGATCCGCGAGCACCTGCGACCGGCCGGCCCGCGCCGGTCCCGCCGATCAAGGGATTGACGGAATGCAATTGATAGTTGTCGATCGACGGCCCAAGGTCGGTACGGCCGGGCTGCGGGCGGCCCGATCAGCGGCGGGCGGCGGGCGCTCCGGTCAGGGCGCGCAGGGCGGGGCCTGCGTGTCGCCGGCCGCGAGGGCGCGCAGCGGGACCGGCTTGACCGGCGCCTGCGCGGTGAACGCCCCGACCTCCTCCGGCCCCCGGCCGGTCAGCGTGCAGATGAGCTGACAGAGGCCCGGCTGGCAGGACCGGCCCTGGCACAGGCCCATCCCGACGCGGGTCACCAGCTTCACCGCGTTCGCGGTGCCCAGGTGCGGGTTGGCCCGCAGCGCGCGGCGCACGTCACCGGCCCGCACCTCCTCGCAGCGGCAGAGCACGGTGTCGTCGGTGACCAGGCTGCCCAGGGCCGCCCGGTCCGGCGCGAACCGGTCGAGCACCTGGGTGACGAAACGTCGCCGGCGCCGCAGTTCCCGGCGCACCGGGCCGGCCAGCGCGGCGGCCCGGCGCTCGTCGAGCAGCCCCAGGTCGCGCAGCACGCCGAGGGCGGCCAACCGGCCCTCGACCACCGCCTGCTCGGCACCCGCGACGCCGGTCAGCTCGCCGGCCACCGCGATCCGGGGCACCGAGGTGCGCAACCACTCGTCGTGCCGGACCACCCAGCCGCCCGCGGGCGAGTCCCAGGTCACCGCGCAACCGGCCTGGCGGGCCAGCTCGACGGAGGGGACGAAGCCGTACCCCAGCGCCAGCACGTCGCAGGGCACGTCCCGGTCGGTCCCGGGCACCGGCTGCCCCGTGGCGCCGACCTCGGCGAGGGTCACCCTGCTCAGGTCCGGATCGCCGTCGGCGCGGCGGACCACCGTGGCGAACCGGACCGGCACCCCCGCCCGGCGCAGCACGCGCAGCGCCCCGACGCCCTCAGCGATCTTGCCGCCC
The nucleotide sequence above comes from Micromonospora sp. M71_S20. Encoded proteins:
- a CDS encoding N,N-dimethylformamidase beta subunit family domain-containing protein; the protein is MGNMPDLGGVSRRRLLRDGAVIAASVPPLLLAGPSGASAAAPRHDPQQRFIRLVGGGYGVIFAIQADGALHWYRHTGWQTGAFRWASGSGRRIGSGWHQFRAVFGGLDGSLYAVRGDGTVHYYRYRLTNATTGAGTWISGGQIGAGFERYPRLCGFHGAFYGQNAAGELFLHQYDLVSRTWTVQGARIGGGFTGAVLQADTSGVLYAYHYGDIRWHRHLGGGTWASGSGLRIGSGFRNFFLNDGVWFTGQGALYAIPPDAATARQTGALAQYRLTNHTTAGPDRRAVWMNSGTGKRVGSGWTVQTQAALQGYANTPSVAQGEVARIAVSTGFPSLTASMVRLAPNPGAPVVVSAPLPVTGGVQSLPVGFLGVGCGWSDRLQFRVPADWQPGLYAARLEGPNGLHRYVPFLVRPTRPTNKIAVLLPTFTYNAYNSWGGHSQYCPDTTGRRPLFLRRPSTELNVDDPGIRDHTLFSDLLLTRWMSRQGLAFDVYEDADLHGSNGWLTDYRVLVLGSHPEYWSDTMRQRLVNFQAGGGRLIYPGGNGLYERVQVNSGRTVVTYRRADGRRDIYTELGLPASQLLGTNYTDAGTYAPYQVLREHPLLAGTGLVVGSRFGRTGYNGAASGWETDGLRGLAGEASPAQVIARGENPGGRGAALVLLERPSGALVFSASSISFVGALADDPAMSTLFRNVFDRMLASAPAVRATEVPMPRTSPAPAIPEPSTME
- a CDS encoding NAD(P)/FAD-dependent oxidoreductase — protein: MSAPDVVVVGAGPAGLAAAATLGRHGAAVTVVDEQEQPGGQIHRRPPAGFAPPAAPSSAGRALLAEATAAPGVRWLADTTVWGVLGTRAGLDGYAGEQPPPGRYRVATHGPAGVRLLEPRAVLLTAGAYDLPVPFPGWTLPGVLTAGGVQTFVKAQGLLPGGRFVLAGGHPLLLVVAAQLVRAGARVVEVALVQRRRDLLPGPAGLAAAAGAGGKIAEGVGALRVLRRAGVPVRFATVVRRADGDPDLSRVTLAEVGATGQPVPGTDRDVPCDVLALGYGFVPSVELARQAGCAVTWDSPAGGWVVRHDEWLRTSVPRIAVAGELTGVAGAEQAVVEGRLAALGVLRDLGLLDERRAAALAGPVRRELRRRRRFVTQVLDRFAPDRAALGSLVTDDTVLCRCEEVRAGDVRRALRANPHLGTANAVKLVTRVGMGLCQGRSCQPGLCQLICTLTGRGPEEVGAFTAQAPVKPVPLRALAAGDTQAPPCAP